A DNA window from Falco peregrinus isolate bFalPer1 chromosome 8, bFalPer1.pri, whole genome shotgun sequence contains the following coding sequences:
- the TBR1 gene encoding T-box brain protein 1, with translation MQLEHCLSPSIMLSKKFLNVSSSYPHAGGSELALHDHPIISTTDNLERSSPLKKITRGMTNQSDTDNFPDSKDTPGDVQRNKLSPVLDGVSELRHSFDGSAADRYLLSQSSQPQSAASAPSTMFPYPSQHGPAHPAFSIASPSRYMAHHPVITNGAYNSLLSNSSPQGYPTAGYPYPQQYGHSYQGAPFYQFSSTQPGLVPGKAQVYLCNRPLWLKFHRHQTEMIITKQGRRMFPFLSFNISGLDPTAHYNIFVDVILADPNHWRFQGGKWVPCGKADTNVQGNRVYMHPDSPNTGAHWMRQEISFGKLKLTNNKGASNNNGQMVVLQSLHKYQPRLHVVEVNEDGTEDTNQPGRVQTFTFPETQFIAVTAYQNTDITQLKIDHNPFAKGFRDNYDTIYTGCDMDRLTPSPNDSPRSQIVPGARYAMAGSFLQDQFVSNYAKSRFHPGAGAGPGPGADRSVPHTNGLLSPQQAEDPGAPSPQRWFVAPANNRLDFAASAYDTATDFAGNAATLLSYAAAGVKALPLQAAGCAGRPLGYYADPSGWGARSPPQYCSKSGSVLSCWPNSAAAARMAAGNPYLGEEAESLAPERSPLPGAEDSKPKDLSDSSWIETPSSIKSIDSTDSGIYEQAKRRRISPSDTPVSESSSPLKSEVLTQRDCEKTCAKDIGYYGFYSHS, from the exons ATGCAGCTGGAGCATTGTCTTTCTCCCTCTATCATGCTCTCCAAGAAATTTCTCAATGTGAGCAGCAGTTACCCACATGCAGGCGGATCTGAGCTTGCCTTGCATGATCATCCCATTATCTCGACCACTGACAACCTGGAGAGAAGTtcacctttgaaaaaaattaccaggGGGATGACGAATCAGTCAGATACAGACAATTTTCCTGACTCCAAGGACACACCAGGGGACGTCCAGAGAAATAAACTCTCTCCCGTCTTGGACGGGGTCTCTGAGCTTCGTCACAGTTTCGATGGATCTGCTGCAGATCGCTATCTGCTCTCTCAGTCCAGCCAGCCCCagtctgctgcctctgctcctaGTACCATGTTCCCTTACCCCAGCCAGCATGGACCTGCTCACCCAGCCTTCTCCATCGCCAGCCCCAGCCGCTACATGGCTCACCATCCTGTGATCACCAACGGAGCTTATAACAGCCTCCTGTCCAACTCTTCTCCGCAAGGCTACCCCACGGCGGGCTACCCTTACCCCCAGCAGTATGGCCATTCCTACCAAGGGGCACCTTTCTACCAGTTCTCCTCCACCCAGCCGGGGCTAGTTCCCGGCAAGGCTCAGGTCTACCTGTGCAACAGGCCACTCTGGCTGAAATTTCACCGGCACCAGACGGAGATGATCATCACGAAGCAGGGGAG gCGAATGTTCCCTTTCCTAAGTTTTAATATTTCTGGTCTCGACCCCACGGCTCACTACAATATTTTTGTGGATGTAATTTTGGCGGATCCCAACCACTGGAGATTTCAGGGAGGCAAATGGGTTCCTTGCGGCAAGGCGGACACCAATGTACAAG GCAACCGGGTGTACATGCACCCCGACTCCCCCAACACGGGAGCCCACTGGATGCGCCAGGAAATCTCCTTTGGGAAACTAAAACTTACAAACAATAAAGGAGCATCAAACAACAACGGGCAG ATGGTGGTTTTGCAGTCCCTCCACAAGTACCAGCCCCGCTTGCATGTGGTGGAGGTGAACGAAGACGGGACGGAGGACACCAACCAGCCGGGCAGAGTGCAGACCTTCACCTTCCCCGAGACGCAGTTCATAGCAGTCACCGCCTACCAGAACACCGAT ATCACACAGCTGAAAATAGACCACAACCCCTTCGCAAAAGGCTTCCGAGACAATTATGACAC GATCTACACGGGCTGCGACATGGACCGGCTGACGCCTTCCCCCAACGACTCGCCCCGCTCGCAGATCGTGCCCGGGGCCCGCTACGCCATGGCCGGCTCCTTCCTCCAGGACCAGTTCGTGAGTAACTACGCCAAGTCCCGCTTCCACCCCGGGGCAGGAGCCGGCCCGGGGCCCGGCGCCGACCGCAGCGTGCCCCACACCAACGGGCTGCTCTCCCCACAGCAAGCCGAGGACCCGGGGGCCCCCTCGCCGCAGCGCTGGTTCGTCGCCCCCGCCAACAACCGCCTCGACTTCGCCGCCTCCGCCTACGACACGGCCACCGACTTCGCCGGCAACGCGGCCACGCTGCTTTCCTACGCGGCCGCCGGCGTCAAGGCGCTGCCCCTGCAGGCGGCCGGCTGCGCAGGGCGGCCGCTGGGCTACTACGCCGACCCCTCGGGCTGGGgagcccgcagccccccgcagTACTGCAGCAAGTCGGGCTCCGTGCTCTCCTGCTGGCCCAacagcgcggcggcggcgcgcatGGCCGCCGGCAACCCCTACCTGGGGGAGGAGGCGGAGAGCCTGGCCCCCGAGCGGTCCCCCTTGCCGGGCGCCGAGGACTCCAAGCCCAAAGATTTGTCCGACTCCAGCTGGATCGAGACGCCGTCGTCCATTAAGTCCATCGACTCCACCGATTCTGGGATTTACGAGCAGGCCAAAAGGAGGCGAATCTCCCCCTCGGACACCCCAGTGTCCGAGAGCTCCTCGCCCCTCAAGAGCGAGGTGCTCACCCAGCGGGACTGCGAAAAGACCTGCGCCAAGGACATCGGCTACTACGGCTTCTACTCGCACAGCTAG